A window from Streptomyces sp. NBC_00335 encodes these proteins:
- a CDS encoding TetR/AcrR family transcriptional regulator produces the protein MGHREDLLEGAKKCLVEKGFVGTTARDIVKASGANLASIGYHYGSKDALMTEAYIAVIQEWGDQFTAGVEGEGGSLERFRSVWDGVHASHEASGPVWSASMEIALAGDRMPQLRSMLAASQGEGRKGLVSMFTGLPEEDLTEEDLRTAGAFYQALLNGFMLQWLFDPASAATPAELTEGMRRAVAAMGKAKVSDGPAGDA, from the coding sequence ATGGGACATCGCGAAGACTTGCTGGAAGGCGCCAAGAAGTGCCTGGTCGAGAAGGGTTTCGTGGGCACGACGGCCCGCGACATCGTCAAGGCCTCGGGCGCGAACCTGGCCTCGATCGGCTACCACTACGGCTCGAAGGACGCCCTCATGACGGAGGCCTACATCGCCGTCATCCAGGAATGGGGTGACCAGTTCACGGCCGGGGTGGAGGGCGAGGGGGGTTCGCTGGAGCGCTTCCGCTCGGTATGGGACGGAGTGCACGCCAGTCACGAGGCATCCGGGCCGGTCTGGTCGGCCAGCATGGAGATCGCCCTCGCCGGGGACCGGATGCCGCAGCTGCGGTCGATGCTCGCCGCCTCGCAGGGGGAGGGGCGCAAGGGGCTGGTCTCGATGTTCACCGGCCTGCCCGAGGAGGACCTGACGGAGGAGGACCTGCGGACCGCGGGCGCCTTCTACCAGGCCCTGTTGAACGGGTTCATGCTCCAGTGGCTCTTCGACCCCGCGTCGGCCGCGACCCCGGCGGAACTGACGGAGGGGATGCGGCGGGCGGTGGCGGCGATGGGGAAGGCGAAGGTCTCGGACGGGCCGGCCGGGGACGCGTAA
- a CDS encoding MFS transporter — MTNPQNPAARLAGRREWTAFTVLLLPLLLVSMDVSVLYFAIPAITRELDPSATQQLWIFDSYAFALSGLLITMGSLGDRIGRRKLLLAGAAAFGLASVAAAYASSAEMLIAARVLLGIGGATLMPSTLALVRNLFQDERQRGKAIALWSGAMTGGVALGSVMSGVMLNHFWWGSVFLINVPAMLLLLVLVPVLVPEFKDPAPGRFDLLSVPLSMAAVLPVVYGLKEIAAEGFGPLHAGCLAAGLAFGWLFARRQRTRGDAMVSRTLFRGRGFGAGIGLNTVAAFAMMGSAYFTTQYLQSVLGMDTLEAALWSLAPSLLIGAAAPVGAALAQKTDRAYVVSGGFVLAAAGFALISLVDTDSLWLLLTGAGVLACGIVTVMALVSDMALGSAPAEKAGSAASLLETGQEFGGALGMAVLGSLGTAVYRSDLAGSEPAVRETLGGAVATAQELGGAAGGQVLTAAREAFVHGMQYAAWGGTVLLLAAAVLATALLRGRGAPAPAPAPAEPAPAGEALAR; from the coding sequence ATGACGAACCCCCAGAACCCCGCAGCGCGTCTCGCCGGTCGCAGGGAATGGACCGCCTTCACCGTTCTCCTGCTCCCCCTGCTCCTGGTCTCGATGGACGTCTCCGTCCTCTACTTCGCCATCCCGGCCATCACCCGGGAGCTGGACCCCAGCGCCACCCAGCAGCTCTGGATCTTCGACAGCTACGCCTTCGCCCTCTCGGGCCTGCTCATCACGATGGGCTCGCTCGGCGACCGGATCGGCCGCCGCAAGCTGCTGCTGGCCGGCGCGGCCGCCTTCGGACTCGCCTCCGTCGCCGCCGCCTACGCCTCCAGCGCCGAGATGCTCATCGCGGCCCGGGTGCTGCTCGGTATCGGCGGCGCGACCCTGATGCCGTCCACGCTCGCCCTCGTGCGCAACCTCTTCCAGGACGAGCGGCAGCGCGGCAAGGCCATCGCGCTCTGGTCCGGCGCCATGACCGGCGGCGTCGCCCTCGGCTCGGTCATGAGCGGAGTGATGCTGAACCACTTCTGGTGGGGCTCCGTCTTCCTGATCAACGTGCCCGCGATGCTGCTCCTGCTGGTCCTGGTCCCCGTGCTGGTCCCCGAGTTCAAGGACCCGGCGCCCGGCCGCTTCGACCTGCTGAGCGTGCCGCTGTCGATGGCCGCCGTGCTGCCGGTGGTCTACGGCCTCAAGGAGATCGCCGCCGAGGGCTTCGGCCCGCTCCACGCCGGCTGCCTCGCCGCCGGCCTGGCCTTCGGCTGGCTCTTCGCGCGCCGCCAGCGCACCCGCGGCGACGCCATGGTCTCCCGGACCCTCTTCCGGGGGCGCGGCTTCGGCGCCGGCATCGGCCTGAACACCGTCGCCGCCTTCGCCATGATGGGCTCGGCCTACTTCACCACCCAGTACCTGCAGTCGGTGCTCGGCATGGACACCCTGGAAGCCGCCCTCTGGAGCCTCGCCCCCTCGCTCCTCATCGGCGCCGCCGCCCCCGTCGGTGCGGCCCTCGCCCAGAAGACCGACCGGGCCTACGTCGTCTCGGGCGGCTTCGTCCTCGCCGCCGCCGGGTTCGCCCTGATCAGCCTGGTGGACACCGACTCGCTGTGGCTGCTGCTGACCGGAGCCGGGGTCCTCGCCTGCGGCATCGTCACCGTGATGGCCCTGGTCTCCGACATGGCGCTCGGCTCCGCCCCCGCCGAGAAGGCCGGCTCGGCCGCCTCCCTGCTGGAGACCGGCCAGGAGTTCGGCGGCGCCCTCGGGATGGCCGTCCTGGGCAGCCTGGGCACGGCCGTCTACCGCTCCGACCTGGCCGGCTCCGAGCCCGCCGTGCGGGAGACCCTCGGCGGGGCCGTGGCCACCGCGCAGGAGCTCGGCGGCGCGGCCGGCGGGCAGGTCCTGACGGCAGCCCGGGAGGCCTTCGTACACGGAATGCAGTACGCGGCCTGGGGCGGTACGGTCCTGCTCCTCGCGGCGGCGGTGCTCGCCACGGCCCTGCTCCGGGGACGCGGAGCCCCGGCCCCCGCCCCGGCTCCGGCGGAGCCGGCCCCGGCCGGCGAAGCGCTCGCGCGCTGA
- the serA gene encoding phosphoglycerate dehydrogenase, translated as MSSKPVVLIAEELSPATVEALGPDFEIRHCNGADRAELLPAIVDVDAILVRSATKVDAEAIAAAKKLKVVARAGVGLDNVDVSSATKAGVMVVNAPTSNIVTAAELACGLLVATARNIPQANTALKNGEWKRNKYTGVELSEKTLGVVGLGRIGVLVAQRMSAFGMKIVAYDPYVQPARAAQMGVKMLTLDELLEVADFITVHLPKTPETLGLIGDEALHKVKPSVRIVNAARGGIVDEAALYSAIKEGRVAGAGLDVYAKEPCTDSPLFELDQVVCTPHLGASTDEAQEKAGVSVAKSVRLALAGELVPDAVNVQGGVIAEDVRPGLPLAEKLGRIFTALAGEVAVRLDVEVYGEITQHDVKVLELSALKGVFEDVVDETVSYVNAPLFAQERGVEVRLTTSSESPDHRNVVTVRGTLSDGQEVSVSGTLVGPKHLQKIVGIGDYDVDLALAEHMIVLRYADRPGVVGTVGRILGEAGLNIAGMQVARAEEGGEALAVLTVDAEAPVNVLADIATEIGAVSARTVSLG; from the coding sequence TCGAGATCAGGCACTGCAACGGTGCCGACCGCGCGGAGCTGCTCCCCGCGATCGTGGACGTCGACGCGATCCTGGTCCGCTCCGCGACCAAGGTCGACGCCGAGGCCATCGCCGCGGCCAAGAAGCTGAAGGTCGTCGCCCGTGCGGGCGTCGGTCTCGACAACGTCGACGTCTCGTCCGCCACCAAGGCCGGCGTGATGGTCGTGAACGCGCCGACCTCCAACATCGTCACCGCCGCCGAGCTGGCCTGTGGCCTGCTCGTCGCGACGGCCCGCAACATTCCGCAGGCCAACACCGCCCTGAAGAACGGCGAGTGGAAGCGGAACAAGTACACGGGTGTCGAGCTCAGTGAGAAGACCCTCGGCGTCGTCGGCCTCGGCCGCATCGGCGTCCTGGTCGCCCAGCGCATGTCGGCCTTCGGCATGAAGATCGTCGCGTACGACCCCTACGTGCAGCCCGCGCGCGCCGCCCAGATGGGCGTCAAGATGCTGACGCTCGACGAGCTGCTCGAGGTCGCCGACTTCATCACCGTGCACCTGCCCAAGACCCCCGAGACCCTCGGTCTCATCGGGGACGAGGCCCTGCACAAGGTCAAGCCGTCCGTCCGCATCGTCAACGCCGCCCGCGGCGGGATCGTGGACGAGGCCGCGCTGTACTCGGCCATCAAGGAAGGCCGCGTGGCCGGCGCCGGCCTCGACGTGTACGCGAAGGAGCCCTGCACGGACTCCCCGCTGTTCGAGCTCGACCAGGTCGTCTGCACCCCGCACCTCGGCGCGTCCACGGACGAGGCCCAGGAGAAGGCCGGTGTCTCGGTCGCCAAGTCGGTGCGCCTCGCGCTCGCCGGCGAGCTCGTGCCCGACGCGGTCAACGTCCAGGGCGGCGTCATCGCCGAGGACGTCCGTCCGGGCCTGCCGCTCGCCGAGAAGCTCGGCCGCATCTTCACCGCGCTGGCGGGCGAGGTCGCGGTCCGCCTCGACGTCGAGGTCTACGGCGAGATCACCCAGCACGACGTCAAGGTGCTCGAACTCTCCGCGCTCAAGGGTGTCTTCGAGGACGTCGTCGACGAGACGGTCTCCTACGTCAACGCCCCGCTCTTCGCGCAGGAGCGCGGTGTCGAGGTCCGCCTGACCACCTCCTCGGAGTCCCCGGACCACCGCAACGTGGTGACCGTCCGCGGCACCCTGTCGGACGGCCAGGAGGTCTCGGTCTCCGGCACGCTCGTGGGCCCGAAGCACCTGCAGAAGATCGTCGGCATCGGCGACTACGACGTGGACCTGGCGCTCGCCGAGCACATGATCGTCCTGCGCTACGCCGACCGCCCGGGCGTGGTCGGCACCGTCGGCCGCATCCTCGGCGAGGCCGGCCTCAACATCGCGGGCATGCAGGTCGCCCGCGCCGAAGAGGGCGGCGAGGCCCTCGCGGTCCTCACCGTCGACGCCGAGGCCCCGGTGAACGTCCTCGCGGACATCGCCACCGAGATCGGCGCCGTCTCGGCCCGTACGGTCAGCCTCGGCTGA